In the genome of Arthrobacter sp. PAMC25284, the window TCGCCGGAGTGCACTACTCCGTCTGAACCGTCTGACCCGTCAGACCTGTCGTCCGTGCCGGAGCCGGATGTCGATAAGCTGGAGGCATGACTTCCGAAGCTCTTACTGTCCCCGTCATCCGCGCTGATGGCCGCACCCCTGATCAGCTGCGCCCGATCAGTATCACCCGCGGCTGGTCCAATCAGGCCGAAGGCTCGGCCCTGATCGAGTTCGGCAATACCCGCGTCCTGTGCACCGCGTCCCTGACCCAGGGTGTCCCGCGGTGGCTCAAGGGCGAGGGCCGCGGCTGGGTGACGGCCGAGTACGCGATGCTGCCGCGGGCCACGAACACCCGGTCCGACCGCGAGTCCGTCAAGGGCAAAGTCGGCGGCCGGACGCATGAGATCTCCCGGCTGATCGGCCGCTCCCTGCGCTCCATCATCGACACCAAGGCCCTCGGTGAAATCACGATCGTGCTGGACTGCGACGTCCTGCAGGCCGACGGCGGCACCCGCACCGCGGCGATCACCGGCGCGTACGTCGCGCTGGCCGACGCCATCCGCTACGCCCGTGAGAACAAGATGCTGGCCCGCAATGCCCAGCCCCTGACCGACACCATCGCAGCCGTCTCGGTCGGCATCATCGACGGCGTGCCGATGCTGGACCTGCCCTACGTCGAAGACGTCCGGGCCGAAACAGACATGAACGTCGTGGTGACGGGGTCCGGAAAATTCGTTGAGGTCCAGGGCACCGCCGAGGGCGCACCCTTCGACCGGGATGAGCTGAACAAGCTGCTGGACCTGGCGCTGATGGGCACGGAGCAGCTCGCCGCCATCCAGCGCGAAACGCTGGCGGAAGCCCCGTGACAGGTTCTCCCTCGCCGCGGCTCGTCCTCGCCACGCACAATAAAGGCAAACTCCGGGAGCTCCGCGAACTGCTGCGCGGCCAGGTGCCCGGACTCGACGTCGACACCCAGGTCGTGGACGCCGCTGCGGTCGGCGCCCCGGACGTGGCCGAAACCGGCGTGACGTTTGCCGAGAACTCGCTGCTCAAGGGCCCGGGCGGTTGCGGAGGCGACCGGGCTCGTGGCGATCGCCGACGACTCCGGGCTCGCGGTCGACGTGCTCGGCGGCGCACCGGGAATCTTTTCGGCCCGCTGGGCCGGACGGCACGGGGACGACGACGCCAACCTGCGGCTGCTGCTGGCACAGCTGGCCGACGTGCCCGACGAACACCGGAATGCCGCGTTCGTCTGCGCTGCTGCCCTCGCCGTGCCCGGTGCTTCACCGGACGGCGGACGGGAAGTGGTGGAATACGGGCAACTGGAGGGCACGCTGCTGCGCGAACCCCGCGGCGCCGGCGGCTTCGGCTACGACCCCGTGCTCCAGCCGCGCGGACTGGACCGCAGCTGCGCCGAGCTGAGCCCGGCGGAGAAGAACGGCATCAGCCACCGCGGCCAGGCCTTCCGGGCGCTGCTGCCGGCGATCGTTGAGGCACTGGCAGCCAGCTAGGCGCCCGCGTGGCCTGGCATCGAACGTGCGGCCAACTAGCGGTTAACGAGCGAAGGCGCCCCATCCTGTGGGGCGCCTTCGCTCGATTGTGCGGCCTGACCGCCTAGGGTGTCCGGCGTTCCTCTTCGGGTTCGTGCTCTTCGATGAACTCCTCCACGACGTCCGTGCCGTACTTTTCGGCCTGGCGCTTGGCGATGAAGCCGCGAATCACTTCGATGCCGATCGGGATGACGGAGACCAGGACGATCACGATGAAGATGATGTCCAGATTCTCGCGGACCCACGGCACTGTGTCGCCCAGCAGGTACCCCAGCAGGGTCACGCCGCCGCCCCACAGGACGGCGCCGATGACGTTGAAGAGGAAGAACCTGGGCTTGCTCATCTGGGCCACCCCGACGATCACGGGGACAAACGTCCGGATGATCGGCACGAAACGGGCCAGGATCAGGGCCTTGCCGCCGTGCTTTTCGAAGAAGGCGTGGGCCTTCTCGACGTTCTCGCGCTTGAACAGCTTCGAATCGGGTTTGTTGAAGATCGCCGGGCCCACCTTGGAACCGATCAGGTAGCCCGTCTGGTTGCCGACGATCGCGGACACCATGATCAGCGCGGCGAAGGCCCAGATATTGAATTTGATGGTTTCCGTGGCCACAAGGAGCCCGGCCGTAAACAGCAAAGAGTCGCCCGGCAGGAAGAAGCCGATCAGCAGCCCGGTTTCGGCGAAGATGATGCCGCAGACCAGCAGCACGACCCACGGCGCGAGGGCGGGGTCGGCCAGGAACACTTGCGGGTTGAGCCATTCCGGGAGGAGGGAGGACATACGGGGTTGCACCGGTCCGGCGCCCCCGAGGGCAGAGACGGCAAAATCACTCATTGCTATAAGGTTCACCCGTTAAGGGTACTGGAACGCCGCCGTCGGGCGATCGGGTCCGGTCCGGATGCTCAGCGGCGGCTCAGGATGCGGCCGGGTGCGCCAATGGACGGTAAAGTTGACGCGTGGGTTTGGACTTTACGGCGATCGACTTTGAGACCGCGAACGGCTTCCGCGGTTCACCGTGCGCTGTTGGCCTGACCAAGGTCCGTGGCGGCGTGGTCGTGGAGGAAGCCTCATGGCTCATGCGGCCGCCGGAAAACCACGACTCCTTCGACCACCACAACGTCCGGATCCACGGCATCCGGCCGGACCGCGTGGCGGGACTTCCCCGGTTCGGTGACCTGTTTCCGGAGATCGGCGCCTTCATCGGCGGGGATGTGCTGGCCGCGCACAATGCCGCCTTCGATCTCGGCGTGATCCGCTCCGGCCTGGAGGTATCGGGACTTGCCGGACCAGCCTACGACTATGTCTGCACGGTCATGCTGTCCCGTCGCTGCTACTCGCTGGTCTCGAACTCCCTGCCCTACGCGGCCGAGGAAGCCGGCGTGCCCCTGCTCAACCACCACGACGCGGCCGAGGATGCGCGCGCGTGTGCCGGCATCCTGATCGACATAGCCGCCCGTCACGGGGCAGGCAGCATCGCCGAACTGTACCTGTCCCTGGGGCTGAACGTGTCCCGGCAGCCGGCCTTCGATCCGCGGTGCGATCCACTCTCCAAGGCCACACAATCGGCGCTGGCCGCGCTCTCCGGCGGACCCGGCGGCGCTGCCGCGCCCGCAGCCCGGGCGTACCTCCCCGGCTGGCCGGAAGAGGGAGCCAACCCGGCGCCCAACGCCGACGCCGCCCCGGACCACCCGTTATTCGGACAGACGGTCGTTTTCACCGGCGAACTGGCAATTCCCCGGACCGAGGCGAAGATCCGTTCCGCCGAACTCGGCGCCCGGACCGAAAGCCGGGTCACCTCGCGCACGACGGTCCTGGTGGTGGGGGACGGGTTTGTCGCCGCGGACCTCCGTTCAGGGCGGCTCACCGGCAAGGCCCGCCGGGTCCTGGGATTGCACGACCGCGGGCAGCCGATCGAGGTGTTGTCGGAGGGCGAATTCCTGCAGATGGTCGGCGGCCACCTGGCGCCGGCTGTCCTGGCCTGACGTCATAAGGCGCAACAAACATTTACCGGGCGGCCCGCCGGCTCCTAGCCTTGACTGATG includes:
- the rph gene encoding ribonuclease PH, yielding MTSEALTVPVIRADGRTPDQLRPISITRGWSNQAEGSALIEFGNTRVLCTASLTQGVPRWLKGEGRGWVTAEYAMLPRATNTRSDRESVKGKVGGRTHEISRLIGRSLRSIIDTKALGEITIVLDCDVLQADGGTRTAAITGAYVALADAIRYARENKMLARNAQPLTDTIAAVSVGIIDGVPMLDLPYVEDVRAETDMNVVVTGSGKFVEVQGTAEGAPFDRDELNKLLDLALMGTEQLAAIQRETLAEAP
- a CDS encoding VTT domain-containing protein codes for the protein MSDFAVSALGGAGPVQPRMSSLLPEWLNPQVFLADPALAPWVVLLVCGIIFAETGLLIGFFLPGDSLLFTAGLLVATETIKFNIWAFAALIMVSAIVGNQTGYLIGSKVGPAIFNKPDSKLFKRENVEKAHAFFEKHGGKALILARFVPIIRTFVPVIVGVAQMSKPRFFLFNVIGAVLWGGGVTLLGYLLGDTVPWVRENLDIIFIVIVLVSVIPIGIEVIRGFIAKRQAEKYGTDVVEEFIEEHEPEEERRTP
- a CDS encoding exonuclease domain-containing protein; its protein translation is MGLDFTAIDFETANGFRGSPCAVGLTKVRGGVVVEEASWLMRPPENHDSFDHHNVRIHGIRPDRVAGLPRFGDLFPEIGAFIGGDVLAAHNAAFDLGVIRSGLEVSGLAGPAYDYVCTVMLSRRCYSLVSNSLPYAAEEAGVPLLNHHDAAEDARACAGILIDIAARHGAGSIAELYLSLGLNVSRQPAFDPRCDPLSKATQSALAALSGGPGGAAAPAARAYLPGWPEEGANPAPNADAAPDHPLFGQTVVFTGELAIPRTEAKIRSAELGARTESRVTSRTTVLVVGDGFVAADLRSGRLTGKARRVLGLHDRGQPIEVLSEGEFLQMVGGHLAPAVLA